Proteins encoded within one genomic window of bacterium:
- a CDS encoding nitroreductase family deazaflavin-dependent oxidoreductase, whose amino-acid sequence MTDPRRRKTVRLTTRGRKSGQPRTVSLWFVIQGPRTVRVQHASPAPAQWYRNLVADPHVTLDFGDGPIAALARPLTDAEDVQNVLAAIRRRYWTARLIQWLGRRATPIAAEISW is encoded by the coding sequence ATGACCGATCCGCGGCGGCGGAAGACGGTTCGCCTCACCACCCGTGGCCGCAAATCGGGTCAGCCACGCACGGTCAGCCTCTGGTTCGTCATCCAGGGACCGCGCACCGTGCGTGTCCAGCACGCCTCGCCAGCCCCGGCGCAGTGGTACCGCAACCTGGTCGCCGACCCGCACGTCACGCTGGACTTCGGCGACGGCCCCATCGCCGCTCTCGCCCGTCCGCTCACCGATGCGGAGGATGTGCAGAACGTGCTCGCGGCCATCCGGCGCCGCTACTGGACGGCGCGGCTGATCCAGTGGCTCGGCCGCAGGGCGACCCCGATCGCCGCCGAGATCTCCTGGTAG